Proteins encoded together in one Asterias rubens chromosome 4, eAstRub1.3, whole genome shotgun sequence window:
- the LOC117289464 gene encoding CKLF-like MARVEL transmembrane domain-containing protein 4 — protein MTDKTVEVATVSSHHTVSTTSTTTTTPYGGTTTSSASCTCDLNYLRSVQGITKILEILLSFMAFIIMVAAPNRNGSLNFFLFVAIAACAVSSIILLLLCTHLHLKVALPWNIVFAGVYAVLVVVFFVAFIFAAVNAANSFHGSATTLGFFAIVAYIGSLVSAVQDWRLSRQMMQQTPGGSTAATGPFSGQQEPPAFESQY, from the exons ATGACGGATAAAACTGTGGAGGTAGCTACGGTTTCGAGCCATCATACAGTGTCTACAACATCAACAACTACAACTACCCCGTATGGAGGAACGACTACTAGCAGTGCCAGCTGCACATGTGATTTAAACTATCTCCGCTCCGTGCAGGGCATCACCAAAATATTGGAAATT CTGTTGTCGTTTATGGCTTTCATCATTATGGTCGCCGCTCCGAACAGAAATGGCAGCTTAAATTTCTTCCTCTTCGTTGCCATAGCAGCATGTGCAGTCTCCTCGATCATCCTCCTCCTTTTATGTACTCATTTACATCTTAAAGTTGCTCTTCCGTGGAATATAGTG TTTGCAGGTGTTTATGCAGTTCTAGTTGTGGTTTTCTTCGTTGCGTTCATCTTTGCCGCAGTTAACGCTGCAAATTCATTTCATGGGTCAGCTACG ACCTTGGGGTTCTTTGCCATCGTAGCGTACATTGGGAGCCTCGTCTCTGCCGTGCAGGATTGGCGTCTAAGCCGTCAGATGATGCAGCAAACACCCGGTGGTTCGACAGCTGCAACCGGCCCCTTTAGCGGCCAGCAAGAGCCACCTGCCTTCGAGTCACAGTATTGA